aGCTTTAGTCTCGTATTTGGTTGCATTCGGGTCAAAATAGTATTTGATGTGAGCATATGGCGAAGTACCATTTGCATTTTCAAGAAATATATGTAAATTGCCTTCAGTATCAAGAAGCACCTCACTTTCAACAATTCCACctaaacattatttatacACATCCAATACCTTTTTCCAAAGGTTCACATTCGATGATTTCCTTCTTCTCCCAATCCACCTTCAATACCTTTTAACTCTCCTTAGCATACATCGTTAGACCTCCTATCAATAAGGccaaattctttttgattctGACTGCCATAAATCTTCTTAAAGGCAATGgtaatttcaaattacaTTTCTCCCACCTATTCTCATTTATTAAGTATCGTTCAATTGTGTCCAGTGTCCCTTCCTCTTTGTTGTACCCTCCAAACAGCACTATTTCATTGTCATTGATTCTACAAGGGGCAGCCTAACTCTTTGGTTATTTCAAATCAGCTAATTGAACCCATTTCTCTGAAATAAGATCGTAGTACAACACCGATGATAGTTGAATTTTATGTTGTTCATCATACCCTCCTATGCAAtagattttatgattataataaagacaAGAACAGAAGAATCTATTCATGGGAATTTAGTGTTTCATCAACTCCAACTTATCATTTTGATACACTCTAAAGTTAGTCTCTTGGAATCCtcctattaaataaaatgctttTTTATCAGGAACAAAAAGAGTTGTAAACTATCTATCCAATTCCACATCTAATTTGGCTATCTAACGCCATTTTTATTTGGACGTTGAAAATTTACTTATAGTCTTACCACCAAACTCAAACCATAAGCAAGAATCATTCAGTATCAAGGTTGAATCCCTATAAAAAGCAGATTGCGATACAACTGGTTGCTTAATAACTTAAACTggttatgattattattattaagtaatcTGTTGCTATTTTTAGGATGATGGCTATTCCCTTAATGGTTACTTTGACTTTTGAGATTGTTCAATCATCGGTGATGAACCAGCATTTTTCATATGTTATGTGATCACGTTCTTAAATTACACTTCAGCCTCCTGTGATGTTCTATAAGGAGGTCCTCGTTTCAACATGGTATTGTAATGCTAATTGTACAACAAAATGTATTCATTAATAGCTACATTCTCTTAGATCTTTCCTGATTGGTATTTCTCTTCATGTTCTAAGAACAATTGTTCAATCTCAACGTATGAGGGTCTTTGAGCCTCTTCGAAAATTAgcatcaattttattatcgaCACATAGGCAGGACTATACTTTTATTCTAACTAAGCCAAACTCTATAGTATCAGTTGTTCCCCCTCATTTGATTAAGTATTATTGAACCCAGTTACTTCTTGCATTGCACTCATCTAATGAATAACCAATCCAGTTGAAAACACATCtgatttataaatgttaTGTTCTACATATCTACTATTTCCATCTATGACATGAGCCTTCCATAAAATAGgtgataaatattaaggtGTGCCTCTAATAGTTGCCATCGTATAAGTATTTTTGGCCTCGTTATCTAAGTCAAAGAAGTAATCCTTGCTTtctccaaaatcaattaatttcaattctcCATTAGGAATCATAAATAAGTTAGCTGGTTTTATGTCTCTATGGCAAATCCCTTTTTATTGCAAATAAGAGCATGTCGATATTATGCTAAACAACATAGTTACTAACTCATTTTCCTTCCAGAACTAATTAGGTTTCTTTCTTTTCCTATATAGATTTTCCAAATTCATGTTATGATCCATGTacctaaattaatatatgcaTAAATACTCCGTTATGATTCCTAACCGAAATGTATTATAAAGAGTTTCAGCAAAGTAGTATCCATAAAATCGAATCACATTTCCACAGTTCTATACCTTACTAAGTTAAACTGCTTCCTCTTTGTATTCATTCAGTTTCTCCAAATTAGTTGCTTCAATCTCCTTTAAAGCATATACTTTATTTGTTTGGATGTGCTACACTCGATAGATCTTGGTATGCTTCTTACCTGAGCCTAACAATTCcaattttttgaaatccTGCTTCCTGAACATTGACtgtttataatattgataattataattattgtactAAATAATGTTCAAAACCAATATACAATCTcctttatatttttacatCTGGAACCCTCCAATTGGAATCAagataataagaattttaagtaTCATTACTCCCTATTTCTTCAGAGttactaaattaatacattacAGATAatcatttacatttaaatctctattccaggtaaaaaatttatattgattatatctTATTGGATTCaagaatatttcaaaaaatccAAATTCTTTAAGTTTCTATCATTTAGTATATACTGacatttttcttattttactatttaattaaacaattaattatgatatcatacgtaaaattggatttaattaattttataatcaaaaatgaaatcaaatggAGGtcaaaaatctaataatactCTAGGATCAAGAAACTCTAGGAAAATAAAGCGAATGAGGCtaagatcaaataaatagCAAGGTTAAAATGATATGAAAAGGTAATTGattgttaaatattgataGAAAAATGGCTGGTAATAATTCAACTTAATCtgtgaaaataattaagacgAAATCTCTATagagaaatagaaattagtAGAAAAACATTAGTATCCAAcctaaaattgaataaccTCAAGAATCTCAAACGaaggataaataaaaatagtctCAAGATACAAAAGttaatgaaaaatcaaaaagaaataaacaaactactaaataaaaaaggtAAAGTAGCAAGGATAAGGAGTAAGAAAGGATTGATACATAGATGGAGgactaaattaatcaaaaactaaaattttataatgctAAATTTACAGTACTTACAGAGATAGGAATTCcaacaataaatttacattatgatagaataaaatagtttatcaagtaatatcaaaatgaaattaaattgaatgacGAAAGCGTGATATCAAAGCTAATTGGAGCCATAGGTGAAGCATATGTTGAGAGTGATAATGAAGTTACATTAAATGTAGAATCAAAAAAAGTCATGatctaaaaatagattacGGAATATTTAGAAGATTGTGGAATCAAACTTGATTGGACACAGGAGAGATgggataaaataattcaaagcACTTTGTTTGAAATTCCATACTTTTATATGCCAAATGTGAATATGAGGAGAGATTTAGAAGGAAAagaaaaatactaaattatattagaaactttgaatttgttcacttaaataaataaatggagTAAGATGTAAATGCAATGTCGATTTTGCCAGAACTTTCCATTATAAACCAAAGAGAGTATTGATATCAGAGAGCTAGTGGACGAAAATGAATTACATAATGTCAGATTGATAAGAGAATATTTAAGTCGCATTATGAATgcattaaataagatttaacaGTTGCAAGTATAAAGATAAACCAGAGATGAATTACATCTAACAGCTAACTAATTATAGGATCTATCAgtagaatattatttgaataagatGAAGGTACTATAACTCAAACCAGTAATTTTGTAATATGTCACAAATTAACCAACAGAAAAGCACACataaaaagatgaaattaGTTAAGatcttattttagataaatcatccataaaataaaacGATTAGAACGATTAGTCTTAGGATGGATAAGTAAATATGTAGGATCAATTACAACAAAAGAAAACTATTCAAATCAAAGTTCTTAAATCAAAGACtctattagaatattttaaaccTGCCAAGTAACTATCTCAAAATGATGATAACTCTTAAAATGGAGTTGAAAGCAAAGAAAAGGATGAGaagttaatgaattaatcatcTGAGAACAAACCATAAACCTAATACTTTGATATTTTGGAGAACTTTTTCTAAAGCAAGCTGGGTAAACAGACGAAGGTTTaggattaaaaaaaatgagatataagtataatttaaaatatagactattattttcatcatatcactatttgtaatataaatGAGGCTAATAAATTCTCATTATGAAGAACAAGCATATTATGATTAGGAGCATCATTTTATGATTGATATCAATGGGACTAGTGTAAaactatataaaattaagaatatattgatgaaagaattcaatatttacaCAAAACATGAATTTtcacaaattttaattaatatcgaATTCGACTATTCCCATTATCGTTCAGAGAccaaatgaattttaaatacagAAAGTAAGGAAAACTGGTATGAGGAGGAAGTGATATCAGGTTGCTTGTAACAGTGTCTCTTAAATAGTGAtgttagaataattaatataatttataaataaattgatgtcTGAATAGGATGATATGTTCGATTTAGAGTGTTAACATAATTGGTATTCCTAAGAATTTGATGTGGAGTATCCAGAATCTGAGAAACAACAATTGGAAAGAATCAAGGACAAGTGCAATATGAACTTATTAAAACGACAGCTAGTTTGTTTGTTTGGTTTTCCAACCATACAAGTAGATAGTACTCAAATATTTGCCTATCTCAATGGCATAATGGAGTAAAACGAAATTGAATAGAAACGAATGATTAGAGTCTTGATAAGCTTCATAGGAGAAGTTACCAGCATGGAAGATCAAGAGACTAGGTTATAAACCATAAGAGGAAGGGTAGAATAATTCCTGACAATAAAAGggattaaaatagaatggAGTAACAAGGAATGGGAGTAGGAAATCGAATCACTTTTTGAATCCCGATATTGTAATCCCTATTATAGTAAAATACCTTATACTTAGTTTGAGTATGCAAATTTCTTTGCTTTGTTAGAAAGTCCTATGCCTATGTTTTTGAGAAGTCTCCGTCACCCCTGTTTTTGTTAAGTGTTTGATGCAAAATCCACGGaggattttaaataattatgtaacATCactgatttaaaaaatgtgAGGAGGATAAGAAAATACATCTAAtcaataatagataaattagaagaatttcGAAATCTACTTATTGTAATTGAGTCAAGGGATTACTTTAATGTAACTGAAGTGATTgatagttttaattaattatctggAGAACTagacaaaataataaatatagatcTATTGTTAAGCGATAAATATAGTTCAAAGTAAGAGGAGAGAATAAGATATCACAATGATGTCGATAATCAGACAGAGAAGAATTCAATATCTTACTTAGAAACCAAGACTTCAGCTAAGACCTTCACAACTATAAATCAAGGCAGCTTAGATTACAGATCGAAAAAGCAAAAGAAGAAACAAAAGCAAACAGAAAAATGCTATTTCCCATCGACTTTCTTGAATTACATTGATTCAGAATCTAATCTTAGTTAGGAAAACAGTTAAAATCCTGAATCAAAATGCGAGGATCAGCTTTTTCTGTAAGATAAATTTGGTATTGATACTGACATTCACAAATAATTAGCTATCCCGTGTTAATATATTGATGATATAACCAggaaaattgaaatttatgaaaaacagcaattaagtttataattgataGGATTTCCATGTCctatattagattaaaatcgtctaaaataaattctatctAGTTATAATAGTAtctaaacaaataaataaacattaattgAGTAGGTGATTTGCAGCATTTGGGAATCATTAACAATTGGACAAATCGAATGTAATGCCATTGATTTGGTGAAAAAACAagcatttttataattttaatctttaaatctATCTGTGGATTAACAcgaatttgaaaatgttttGTGTAATCGTTATAAGAAATAAGCCACTTTGCCATATAACaagaattttgaaattgctCCATTTTCTTTAGAAAAGTTATCGAAATTAGTAAATCGCAAATTTCCAGATTAATACACAATCAATAACTGCCTTACAAGTATTACTGTATTCTAatcaaaaagtatttaaCCTTTGGTTAGTTCCTTTAATagataagaaatcaaaaaaataagatttattagGACATACATTAATGATATGTATTAAAGTCTAGAGAGTTTagtataatttagaaataaattattaaaagctAGGCAGAATAAATAACTAGACCAATAACTTGTctaagaattcaataaacttgaattgaatcatttaaatacaatagtGAATAGAAAAATACCATAGTAATATgatcaaaatcaatattgcATTATAATTGATGAGAAGGacaattttgatgaataatgtaattaaaatcacAAAATCAATCCGAATgcaattgaaatagaaaatgatatatttttagatgagGATTCAATTAAACAAGAAGAGAAGAAGGAGTAAAATACTCAAAAAAGTTAGAAGGAGGagtaagatattaatttaaaatttgaaccATTAACCGGAGCAGAACAAGCGAATTAAGAAGCAATAGAATAATAGGATATAAAATActagaattttatataagaGGATTTGATTTCTCCTGTTTAAAGAAACTATTTTCATGAATATCAATCAcctaatttctttaattctccTTGTTTTGATTAGGGTTCGCCTTTaggaaaataataaatgtttttTGGTTATtgtgaatttgattaataagagATTGAATCACCTGATcgataaatattataatttcaaaccCCTCATAACTCCAATtgattttagtattttttatataattagtaATTGCTTCATAAAcattcaattatttgttatcaataaataaatgtacaCAAactaatcatattttaaaaatctcTGAAAAGTTTTCTTGAGTATTAACTAACTAGGAATTCTAATCTTCAAACAGCAACCTCTACTTTTCATTTTCGACTCCATACCTTAATGATCCAATATGTTTATATACTTTCTATCAATCTCAGCCTCATAATACTTCTTAAAACTTTCGTCCTTCATTATGTATTCATTCCTAGCAAAGCACTTCTATCGTAAGATCTAACTCATTGATTAAAAACATACAACGATGGCGAAAAAGCAAAGCGAATCTATAAAAGGCTTTTTTCAGTTCTTAAACTTTAACATTCTCTGGAACTCCCAACATAGAATAAAAGTTTGTCTTCataagataatattttatttctgcTTCTGTAgacatattttaaatatatttataagtaATTCAACGTTATTGAAATggaatttttgatttcttggCAGAATCAGTCCGTTTCAGTAGGAagtatttctaaataaagaGACAAAATACATTGGATTGTCGATTTAAACTAGCAACTTGAGTAGAAATCTATTaagcaatttattttgaaggTTCATCACCAGGCAGagtatttatctaatttcgATATCTTAATTAGGCAGTCTTTGCACTGTTGTTATTTTAACCTTTGAGATGAACTTAACTAGCTTTACGAGAATTAGACAATGATCTACTAACTGGAATTGcagtttttaattattatgaattcgTGAGAGTCACTTATTTTGGTTCATCATAAATCTTTGTGCTGACGTGATACTTCTACTTTAGAGTAGTTATAGGAGTGTGTTTCTATTTTAACTTTTCTTAAGTGAGTTTAGACTACtaagttaaaatttaattcattagtATATCTACTCTTTGTTTTATATCCAATTAAGgttatagaattttatacttcttaataaaaagttgttattgttatttggGAGAGATCACTAGTTCCTCTTATTATGTTTCAAACTTCTTTTCAGCTTCCTATTGAGTGACAGAATGCTTTTGTGGATAGAGTATTTGCTTTTTGGCTGTCAGAGTTTGTTACAGTTTCGTAATTGTTGCATTTGTCTGTTGTGGCATCTTATGTGGGTCTTATGTTGACTTATGTAAAATAGGGACTTTGACGACGATTACAAGCTTATTCGATAGTGTAGCCCTATTGTTAAAGGCATGAGGCTTCAACAACTTGGTGTGATACTCAACTTCTTCATCTTCAGGCTAAGTGAAtgagtttaataaaatacaattgatTGCTTATCCACACCATAGAGTTTTCGATAGACCTAATAGATCTGAGTGAAGATTGAACTTGAATGAGGAACAAATGTATAAAATATCTCCAAGGCCTTTCCCAACCAGATTTCAatgttcattttattttgttgaaGATTCAGGAATCTTAATTCAGTTGATATACTATAAAAACTTAAGCCAGTTAACATAATCTATAATATATTCTAGAATCAAGTACCAACTCTAAGATTACTTCTTCCGCTATAACCATTTCATAACTATTGATGGGGAATAATTCTTCCAAATCTACATATGTTAATTGCATCAATCCcaaaatttacatttataacAAAGGATGCTGATCATCAATAACactgaataatttattttattaattattcgcTTGAGTCTGAAATATCTGTTCAGTTGTAAATAGAGATTGACTCCTATTCTGATGATTTCGCACTAGCAGGTTATTTTAACTACCCCCTTCATTCGACTTATCATCATAAGGTATTACACTCcttattgaattcaaaatctcCTTAAATACAATTTCCACTATTTATGGATAGCTCAAATTCTAAGgctatgattattattaaggctAACACTGCAGTGATATAGAATTCTTGAAGTTGGGAGAATTGATTTCTGAATTTgctctttattttttattcacaTTGTTAAATAGAGTTATTTGTTAACATAATTTGATTGTAGACTAAAGAATACTCCTTAGTACTTTAACTGCATCTTTTGCTATGTCTAAAGCCTACTTGTTTCTTgtctaaaaattttattgaataccTTTTGGTTTCAGAAAATAACaatgtaatttaaaacaTTACTCTTAATCTAAGTAGTTTATTTTGTATGATCTTAGCCATTTGTATAGCATCAAAGGTTCCTTTTTTTAAGGTTTTGCCCTTAATTTTGAGAATCTGTTCACATTCTAAGA
This window of the Paramecium tetraurelia macronuclear, complete genome genome carries:
- a CDS encoding Protein kinase, with amino-acid sequence MFRKQDFKKLELLGSGKKHTKIYRVQHIQTNKVYALKEIEATNLEKLNEYKEEAVQLSKVQNCGNVIRFYGYYFAETLYNTFRLGIITEYMDHNMNLENLYRKRKKPNQFWKENELVTMLFSIISTCSYLQQKGICHRDIKPANLFMIPNGELKLIDFGESKDYFFDLDNEAKNTYTMATIRGTPQYLSPILWKAHVIDGNSRYVEHNIYKSDVFSTGLVIHQMSAMQEVTGFNNTQSNEGEQLILQSLAQLEQKYSPAYVSIIKLMLIFEEAQRPSYVEIEQLFLEHEEKYQSGKIQENVAINEYILLYNQHYNTMLKRGPPYRTSQEAEVQFKNVITQHMKNAGSSPMIEQSQKSKQPLREQPSSQKQQQITQQQQSQPVQVIKQPVVSQSAFYRDSTLILNDSCLWFEFGGKTISKFSTSKQKWRQIAKLDVELDRQFTTLFVPDKKAFYLIGGFQETNFRVYQNDKLELMKHQIPMNRFFCSCLYYNHKIYCIGGYDEQHKIQLSSVLYYDLISEKWSQAAPCRINDNEIVLFGGYNKEEGTLDTIERYLINENRWEKCNLKLPLPLRRFMAVRIKKNLALLIGGLTMYAKESQKVLKVDWEKKEIIECEPLEKGGIVESEVLLDTEGNLHIFLENANGTSPYAHIKYYFDPNATKYETKAD